One region of Betaproteobacteria bacterium genomic DNA includes:
- a CDS encoding TonB-dependent receptor produces the protein MQILIDGMSINENIFASAPADSAFPLDIGLVERIEIIRGPSAAVYGGDAMFGVINVVTRSGQSVGIEASLSMGSGANRRLRASWGGQVGSTDVLISATGFNIHGNTLAFNDVNGDGTTRDLHRVGGEEGGQLFLKVRGDDWHFSFIHAKRDRVVPTASYDTIADDRSHVESDAYTLFDLSKNWKLNASNELQQRIYFGDYQYDGAFPYDYSADLGDPHVMNTDKSHGSWWGIDNRLINTNWSGNRWTLGIEYKSNWRQNQQNYDRGYGCINPDLSISTAPCLDDQKTSQQLTIMAQDEIQLGTANLLTLGLSYNNMGSLGSFWSPRLGVVHDAGKAGLFKVLYGTAFRVPTVYERAYTTPTFAYGNPNLNPEKMRSLELTWEKQFGPLSSLSATFYHFHIDKMVTTDDSGIATNSAHTHANGLEIEYEQRWSNGSRLRTGYSVQHAAETSRSFDNSPHQMAKLNLAVPTGISHLTAGLEGQWIGSRQANMGTQRIPSYTLANLNLSYAPPGKHWEVGLGIYNVLDHRYNDPVAIDEVLGVRRWQIPQFGRTALLRTTLHF, from the coding sequence CGCTCCAGCCGATTCTGCATTTCCGCTTGATATAGGCTTGGTCGAACGTATCGAAATCATCCGTGGCCCAAGTGCTGCGGTTTATGGTGGTGATGCAATGTTTGGCGTGATCAATGTCGTTACCCGAAGTGGTCAGAGTGTCGGCATTGAGGCCAGCCTGAGCATGGGCAGCGGGGCCAATCGCCGGCTACGCGCCAGCTGGGGTGGACAGGTTGGCAGTACTGATGTGCTGATTTCCGCGACTGGATTTAACATTCACGGAAATACGCTGGCCTTCAATGACGTGAATGGCGATGGCACTACCCGCGACTTGCACCGGGTTGGCGGTGAAGAGGGTGGACAACTGTTCCTCAAGGTACGAGGCGACGACTGGCATTTCTCATTCATCCATGCGAAACGCGACCGCGTGGTCCCGACTGCCAGCTACGATACCATCGCTGATGATCGTAGCCATGTTGAATCCGACGCCTACACGCTGTTCGATCTGAGCAAGAACTGGAAACTGAATGCCAGCAATGAATTGCAACAGCGCATTTATTTTGGCGACTACCAGTACGATGGTGCATTTCCCTACGACTATTCGGCAGATCTGGGCGATCCACATGTTATGAATACCGACAAGTCACATGGGAGTTGGTGGGGGATCGACAATCGCCTGATAAATACAAATTGGTCAGGCAACCGCTGGACGCTGGGTATCGAATACAAGTCCAATTGGCGCCAAAACCAGCAAAATTATGACCGCGGCTATGGCTGCATCAATCCGGATTTGAGCATCAGCACAGCTCCCTGCCTTGACGACCAAAAGACGAGCCAGCAACTGACCATAATGGCTCAGGACGAAATACAGCTGGGTACTGCCAACCTGCTGACGCTCGGCCTGAGTTACAACAATATGGGTAGCCTTGGCTCGTTCTGGAGTCCACGCCTTGGCGTCGTACATGATGCGGGAAAGGCAGGACTGTTCAAGGTTTTATACGGCACGGCATTCCGCGTCCCGACCGTCTATGAGCGTGCCTACACGACGCCTACCTTTGCCTATGGCAATCCCAACCTTAATCCGGAGAAGATGCGCTCGCTGGAACTCACCTGGGAGAAGCAATTCGGACCGCTTTCCAGCTTGTCAGCGACGTTTTACCACTTTCACATCGACAAGATGGTGACAACGGACGATTCAGGAATTGCCACGAACAGTGCTCATACCCATGCGAATGGCCTTGAGATCGAATACGAGCAGCGCTGGAGCAACGGTAGCCGCTTGCGCACCGGTTACTCGGTACAGCACGCGGCAGAAACGAGTCGCAGTTTCGATAACTCGCCCCACCAAATGGCCAAACTCAACCTGGCAGTACCTACTGGCATTTCTCATCTGACGGCCGGTCTGGAAGGGCAATGGATCGGCTCCCGTCAAGCTAATATGGGTACCCAGCGAATTCCGTCATACACGCTGGCCAACCTGAATTTGAGTTACGCGCCGCCTGGCAAGCATTGGGAAGTTGGGCTGGGGATCTACAACGTGCTTGATCACCGTTACAACGATCCGGTCGCTATCGACGAGGTGCTGGGCGTACGACGCTGGCAGATACCCCAGTTTGGCCGAACTGCGTTACTCAGGACAACGCTGCATTTCTAA
- a CDS encoding efflux RND transporter periplasmic adaptor subunit, translating to MPRRNFIFTAFFLLTAATHLSAQESRLVLQATQIKSLGIETTVSGQSTSGRAGSYPAQVLVPNEQMRVVAAPVGGLVEMLAVAPGSTVKRGQVVAHLASPQALELQRDALQASSQAGLMQQNLKRDEQLYAEGLIAESRLQAARAAAAQAGAQASERRQGLALAGAVPGKLGGKLALTAAIDGVVLEQGVQLGQRVETSAMIYRIAKLSPLWLEIQVPVDVAAVLLEGGPVKISDREVVGKLISIGRAVDMASQTVLLRAEVGKGAETLRPGQVIEVDIAAPSGQHQRLPSSALARHQGATIAFVQTSSDDKGATFEARPVRIISQGGDIVMVDGIKAGEKVAIKGVSGLKAMLTGVGKE from the coding sequence ATGCCCCGCAGAAATTTCATTTTTACCGCTTTTTTCCTGTTGACCGCAGCAACGCATCTTTCGGCCCAGGAAAGCCGTCTTGTGCTGCAAGCGACCCAGATCAAGTCGCTAGGTATTGAAACAACTGTCTCCGGGCAGAGTACCAGCGGTCGAGCCGGCAGTTATCCAGCCCAGGTGCTCGTGCCCAATGAACAAATGCGCGTCGTTGCTGCGCCGGTGGGCGGCCTGGTTGAAATGCTGGCGGTAGCGCCCGGCTCCACCGTCAAACGCGGCCAGGTCGTCGCCCACCTGGCCAGCCCGCAAGCCCTCGAACTGCAACGCGATGCCCTGCAAGCCAGCAGCCAGGCCGGACTGATGCAACAAAATCTGAAACGTGACGAACAACTTTATGCCGAGGGCCTGATCGCCGAATCCCGCCTGCAAGCCGCACGCGCCGCCGCAGCCCAGGCGGGGGCGCAGGCCTCCGAAAGACGTCAGGGCCTGGCACTGGCCGGTGCCGTACCCGGCAAACTGGGCGGCAAACTGGCCCTGACCGCAGCCATCGACGGCGTCGTACTGGAACAGGGCGTCCAGCTCGGACAGCGCGTCGAAACCTCGGCCATGATTTATCGCATCGCCAAACTATCGCCGCTCTGGCTGGAGATTCAGGTGCCCGTCGATGTGGCCGCCGTGCTGCTTGAAGGCGGCCCGGTCAAGATCAGCGATCGCGAAGTCGTCGGCAAACTCATTTCCATTGGCCGGGCCGTCGATATGGCCAGCCAGACGGTTCTGCTGCGCGCCGAAGTCGGCAAAGGCGCTGAAACACTGCGCCCCGGGCAGGTCATCGAAGTCGATATTGCCGCGCCGAGCGGCCAGCATCAACGCTTGCCGTCATCGGCACTGGCCCGTCATCAAGGCGCCACCATCGCCTTCGTCCAAACAAGCAGCGACGACAAGGGTGCCACCTTCGAAGCTCGCCCGGTCCGCATCATCAGCCAGGGTGGCGACATCGTCATGGTGGATGGCATCAAGGCCGGTGAGAAGGTCGCCATCAAGGGCGTTTCCGGGCTGAAAGCCATGCTGACCGGCGTTGGAAAAGAATAA
- a CDS encoding YceI family protein — translation MKRIALALAFASLIPAAHAVEYTQVQVDKSAVNFVYKQMGVAVDGKFRRFSSTLNFDPAKPAAAKATFDVDLASVDTGATEGDQEVAGKQWFNTKAFPTARFVSGSVKALGGNRYEVAGQLTIKGKTQDVVVPATFTAQGNAGVFDGSFTIRRADFTIGEGAWAKFDIVANDVQIKFRITAASK, via the coding sequence ATGAAACGCATCGCCCTGGCCCTCGCCTTTGCTTCATTGATACCCGCCGCCCACGCCGTCGAATACACGCAAGTGCAAGTCGATAAAAGCGCCGTCAATTTCGTCTACAAGCAGATGGGTGTCGCGGTCGACGGGAAATTTCGCCGATTTTCGAGCACCTTGAACTTTGACCCGGCCAAGCCGGCCGCCGCCAAGGCAACCTTCGATGTGGATCTCGCCAGCGTCGATACCGGCGCCACCGAAGGCGACCAGGAAGTTGCCGGCAAGCAATGGTTCAACACCAAGGCTTTCCCGACGGCGCGCTTTGTTTCCGGCAGCGTCAAGGCGCTCGGCGGCAATCGATATGAAGTGGCCGGGCAATTGACCATCAAGGGCAAGACACAGGATGTTGTCGTACCCGCCACCTTTACGGCGCAAGGCAACGCCGGCGTCTTTGACGGCAGTTTCACCATCCGCCGCGCCGACTTCACCATCGGCGAAGGCGCCTGGGCCAAGTTCGACATCGTCGCCAACGATGTCCAGATCAAATTCCGCATCACCGCAGCAAGCAAATAA
- a CDS encoding efflux RND transporter permease subunit, whose protein sequence is MLAALIRFSLTQRLLLLVLTVMLIGAGVQAYLGLPIDAFPDVSTTQVKIILKAPGMTPEEVETRLAVPVEQELLGIPHQRLLRSTSKYALTDITLDFEDGTDIYWARQQVGERLAAAMGNLPPGVTGGMAPITTPLGEMFMFTIEGEMSLADKRALLDWVIRPQLRTIPGVADVNSLGGEVRTFEVVPNPQLLAARGLALKDLQAVLEANNRNDGAGRLNDGEEALLVRAEGAIKTVDDVKAIVLQAKDGNIVRIADVATVGLGALTRYGAVTKSGKGEAVEGLVLGLRGANAQSVVDGVKARLAEIAPSLPPGITIEPFYDRSNLVQRAVGTVSKALLEAIVLVVLLLLAFLGNLRAALVVALMLPLSALATFILMRTAGLSANLMSLGGLAIAIGMLVDAAVVVVENVESQLAEAQENLPTLHLIFRAAREVASPVTSGIVIIIIVFLPLLTLQGLEGKMFGPVALTIVFALASSLLLSLTVVPVLASYLIQRGVHHEPWLVKKLSAIYNRMLGSALSHSRTYVLGATIALAAAAGAFMLLGKSFMPTMDEGDLIMQLEKLPSIGIDQTIAIDSAVQRAILAQVPEVKAIVARAGSDELGLDPMGLNQTDTFMVLNPRETWRKPDPAWLADQLRAVMVDFPGIGFSFTQPIDMRVSEMLTGVRGDLAIKIFGPDLATLNKLAVEVENTVKKVKGAEDTFTLKNDGVQYLKIAVDRLAAGRFGLNVDDIQNDLKALLEGRNVGTVIEQGRRIPVVLRGPDNLRSSPADFEALRLSLPGGGSVPLASVAKIQRIDGPVKVDRENAQRYVVIQSNVRDRDLVGFVEDAKASVARDVKLPQGYRLAWGGQFENQQRAAARLMVVVPVALALIFFLLFSTFGSVRQALLVLSNIPFAMIGGVFGLLISGEYLSVPASVGFIALLGIAVLNGVVMVTYFNQLLARGLPVAEVVVEGAKRRLRPVLMTASIAAFGLVPMLFASGPGSEVQRPLAIVVIGGLVTSTALTLLLLPILFRRFGVKTTVSFTEVHHG, encoded by the coding sequence ATGCTTGCCGCACTGATTCGTTTCTCGCTCACCCAGCGCCTATTGCTGCTGGTCCTTACCGTCATGCTGATTGGCGCGGGCGTGCAGGCCTACCTCGGCTTGCCGATCGATGCCTTCCCCGATGTGTCGACCACCCAGGTCAAGATCATACTGAAGGCCCCCGGCATGACGCCAGAAGAGGTGGAAACACGTCTTGCTGTGCCGGTCGAGCAGGAATTGCTCGGCATTCCACATCAGCGCCTGCTGCGCTCGACCTCCAAATACGCCCTGACCGACATCACCCTCGACTTCGAAGACGGCACCGACATCTACTGGGCACGCCAGCAGGTCGGTGAACGCCTGGCCGCAGCGATGGGCAACCTGCCACCCGGCGTCACCGGCGGCATGGCACCGATCACCACACCGCTCGGCGAAATGTTCATGTTCACCATCGAGGGTGAGATGTCGCTGGCCGACAAACGCGCCCTGCTCGACTGGGTGATACGCCCGCAATTGCGCACGATTCCCGGCGTAGCCGACGTCAACAGCCTGGGCGGTGAGGTACGTACCTTTGAAGTGGTACCCAATCCACAACTGTTGGCGGCACGCGGTCTGGCGCTAAAGGATCTGCAGGCTGTCCTCGAAGCCAACAACCGCAACGACGGTGCCGGACGGCTGAACGATGGCGAAGAGGCGCTACTCGTTCGCGCTGAAGGCGCCATCAAAACGGTCGATGATGTCAAAGCCATTGTCCTGCAAGCCAAGGACGGCAATATTGTTCGCATCGCCGACGTCGCGACTGTCGGCCTCGGTGCCCTCACCCGCTATGGCGCAGTCACCAAGAGCGGCAAAGGCGAGGCGGTCGAAGGCCTGGTCCTTGGCCTGCGCGGCGCCAACGCCCAAAGCGTGGTCGATGGCGTCAAGGCCCGGTTGGCTGAAATCGCACCCAGCCTGCCGCCAGGTATCACGATCGAGCCTTTCTACGATCGCAGCAATCTGGTCCAGCGCGCCGTTGGCACCGTGTCGAAAGCGCTGCTTGAAGCCATCGTGCTCGTCGTGCTCCTCCTTCTCGCCTTCCTCGGCAACCTGCGTGCCGCACTGGTCGTCGCCCTGATGCTGCCGCTGTCAGCGCTGGCTACCTTCATCCTGATGCGCACCGCTGGTTTGTCGGCCAACCTCATGAGCCTCGGCGGACTGGCCATCGCCATCGGCATGCTGGTCGATGCCGCGGTGGTGGTGGTCGAAAACGTCGAAAGCCAGCTGGCAGAAGCACAGGAAAACCTGCCGACGCTGCACCTGATTTTCCGCGCAGCCCGTGAAGTTGCCTCACCGGTCACCTCCGGCATTGTCATCATCATCATCGTCTTCCTGCCGCTGCTCACCTTGCAGGGCCTGGAAGGCAAGATGTTCGGACCAGTCGCGCTGACAATCGTATTTGCGCTCGCCTCCTCGCTGCTGCTATCGCTCACCGTGGTGCCGGTGCTCGCCTCCTACCTGATCCAGCGCGGCGTGCATCATGAACCATGGCTGGTTAAAAAACTGTCGGCGATCTACAACCGAATGCTGGGTTCAGCCCTCAGTCACAGCCGTACCTACGTGCTGGGTGCAACCATTGCACTGGCCGCCGCCGCTGGCGCCTTCATGCTGCTCGGCAAGAGCTTCATGCCGACAATGGATGAGGGCGACCTGATCATGCAGCTTGAAAAACTGCCCTCCATCGGCATCGACCAGACCATCGCCATCGACAGCGCCGTACAACGCGCCATCCTGGCGCAGGTACCTGAAGTCAAAGCCATCGTCGCCCGCGCCGGCTCCGACGAACTTGGCCTCGACCCGATGGGCCTCAACCAGACCGACACCTTCATGGTGCTCAATCCGCGCGAAACCTGGCGCAAACCAGACCCGGCCTGGCTGGCCGACCAATTGCGCGCCGTGATGGTTGATTTCCCTGGGATCGGTTTCTCCTTCACGCAGCCGATCGACATGCGCGTTTCGGAAATGCTGACCGGCGTCCGTGGCGACCTGGCCATCAAGATTTTTGGCCCCGACCTTGCCACGCTGAACAAGCTGGCGGTCGAGGTCGAAAATACAGTCAAAAAGGTAAAAGGCGCCGAAGACACCTTCACGCTGAAAAACGACGGCGTGCAATATCTGAAAATCGCCGTTGATCGCCTCGCCGCAGGCCGTTTCGGACTGAACGTTGACGACATCCAGAACGACTTGAAGGCGCTGCTTGAAGGCCGCAATGTCGGTACAGTGATCGAACAGGGTCGCCGCATACCGGTCGTCCTGCGCGGCCCGGACAACCTGCGTTCGTCGCCGGCCGATTTCGAAGCCCTGCGCCTGAGCCTGCCCGGTGGCGGCAGCGTGCCGCTGGCCTCGGTCGCCAAGATCCAGCGCATTGACGGCCCGGTGAAAGTCGACCGCGAAAACGCCCAGCGCTACGTCGTCATCCAGTCGAATGTCCGCGACCGCGACCTGGTCGGCTTTGTCGAAGATGCCAAGGCCAGCGTTGCCCGCGACGTCAAATTGCCGCAAGGCTATCGGCTGGCCTGGGGCGGCCAGTTCGAAAACCAGCAGCGCGCGGCGGCCCGCCTGATGGTTGTCGTCCCGGTGGCACTGGCGCTGATCTTCTTCCTGCTCTTCTCGACTTTCGGCTCGGTACGTCAGGCTTTGCTGGTTCTCTCCAACATCCCGTTCGCCATGATCGGCGGCGTCTTCGGCCTGCTCATTTCCGGCGAATACCTGTCGGTGCCCGCGTCGGTCGGCTTCATCGCCCTGCTCGGCATTGCCGTGTTGAATGGCGTGGTGATGGTCACCTATTTCAACCAGTTGCTGGCCCGCGGCCTGCCCGTCGCCGAAGTGGTCGTCGAAGGCGCCAAACGCCGCCTGCGGCCAGTACTGATGACCGCCAGCATCGCGGCCTTTGGCCTGGTGCCCATGCTCTTCGCCAGCGGCCCCGGATCGGAAGTCCAGCGACCGCTAGCCATCGTCGTGATTGGCGGGCTGGTCACCTCGACGGCACTGACCCTGCTCCTGCTGCCCATCCTCTTCCGTCGCTTTGGTGTCAAAACCACCGTTTCATTTACTGAGGTCCACCATGGCTGA
- a CDS encoding cytochrome b: MTTHYTATAKLLHWLMAALLFGMLALGFYMHDLPLSPTKLQIYSWHKWAGVTAFLLLAFRLLWRVTHRPPALPESMPKLMQFAAHAGHLMLYVLMIAIPLSGWLMSSAKGFQTVYFGILPIPDLLDKNKELGDLLALVHKSLNLFFVAVLAGHIGAALKHHFIDKDDILIRMAPRHSKEN, encoded by the coding sequence ATGACAACGCACTACACCGCCACCGCGAAGCTACTCCACTGGTTGATGGCTGCGCTGCTTTTCGGGATGCTCGCGCTGGGCTTCTACATGCACGACCTGCCGCTGTCGCCCACCAAGTTGCAGATTTACTCTTGGCACAAATGGGCTGGCGTCACGGCTTTCCTGCTGCTCGCATTTCGCCTGCTCTGGCGGGTGACGCATCGTCCGCCGGCACTGCCGGAGAGCATGCCCAAGCTGATGCAGTTCGCCGCCCATGCCGGTCACCTGATGCTCTATGTGCTGATGATTGCCATCCCGCTCTCCGGCTGGCTGATGAGCTCGGCCAAGGGTTTCCAGACCGTCTATTTCGGCATCCTGCCCATCCCGGACCTGCTCGACAAGAACAAGGAGCTCGGCGACCTGCTGGCTCTGGTTCACAAGAGTCTGAACCTGTTCTTCGTCGCCGTTCTCGCCGGCCACATCGGCGCCGCCCTGAAACATCACTTCATCGACAAGGATGACATCCTGATTCGCATGGCCCCCCGCCACTCCAAGGAGAATTGA
- a CDS encoding GlsB/YeaQ/YmgE family stress response membrane protein produces the protein MGIVWTILVGLVVGVIAKLLHPGKENMGFIATVLLGIGGSVLAGMLGQAMGWYQAGEGAGFVASVVVAIVLLVVYGRLRDKTAS, from the coding sequence ATGGGTATTGTTTGGACAATTCTGGTTGGCCTCGTTGTTGGCGTGATCGCCAAGCTCCTGCATCCGGGCAAGGAAAATATGGGCTTCATTGCCACGGTGCTGCTGGGTATTGGCGGCTCCGTTCTCGCCGGCATGCTTGGGCAGGCAATGGGCTGGTATCAAGCAGGTGAAGGTGCCGGGTTTGTCGCCTCCGTGGTCGTCGCCATTGTGTTGCTGGTTGTCTACGGACGCCTGCGCGACAAGACTGCGTCATGA
- a CDS encoding dioxygenase: MTQNPSAIFVPHGAPTFALRPGAAGAALTAIAKSLPLPRAIAIVSAHWDTVVPTVGFAERPETIHDFWGFPDELYDIRYPATGCREASEEVFAALKGAGMPAIQDVSRGLDHGAWVPLRLMFPDADVPVIPLSIQSRGGPEQAYKLGQALAPLAAKGFLVIASGNLTHNLRDYQIAARSGGQTPAYVRQFTDWLAARIAARDIPALLDYRQQAPGGAQAHPTDEHLLPLYVALGASGPNTRANRFHAGIDDYVIAMDAYSFLPQ; encoded by the coding sequence ATGACACAAAACCCATCCGCTATTTTTGTCCCGCACGGCGCACCCACATTTGCGCTGCGCCCCGGTGCCGCCGGTGCCGCACTGACGGCAATCGCAAAATCGCTGCCCCTGCCGCGCGCCATCGCCATTGTTAGCGCCCATTGGGATACCGTCGTACCGACCGTCGGATTTGCCGAGAGACCGGAAACCATTCACGACTTCTGGGGCTTTCCGGATGAGCTTTACGACATCCGCTACCCGGCCACTGGTTGTCGCGAAGCCTCCGAGGAAGTGTTTGCAGCCTTGAAGGGAGCCGGCATGCCCGCCATCCAGGATGTCAGCCGTGGCCTTGACCATGGCGCCTGGGTCCCGCTGCGCCTGATGTTTCCGGATGCCGATGTGCCGGTCATTCCGCTATCCATCCAGAGCCGGGGTGGCCCGGAACAAGCCTACAAGCTCGGCCAGGCGCTGGCACCGCTGGCTGCCAAGGGTTTTCTCGTCATCGCTTCCGGCAATCTGACGCACAACCTGCGCGACTACCAGATAGCAGCCCGCAGCGGCGGCCAAACCCCGGCCTATGTGCGCCAATTTACCGACTGGCTGGCCGCCCGCATCGCGGCACGTGACATTCCCGCCCTGCTCGACTACCGCCAACAAGCCCCGGGTGGCGCACAGGCCCACCCGACCGATGAACATTTGTTGCCTTTGTATGTCGCACTCGGTGCCAGTGGCCCCAACACTCGGGCCAATCGGTTTCATGCCGGCATCGACGACTATGTCATCGCGATGGATGCCTATTCGTTCCTGCCCCAATAA
- a CDS encoding SIMPL domain-containing protein (The SIMPL domain is named for its presence in mouse protein SIMPL (signalling molecule that associates with mouse pelle-like kinase). Bacterial member BP26, from Brucella, was shown to assemble into a channel-like structure, while YggE from E. coli has been associated with resistance to oxidative stress.), which translates to MKKHLTSLLVGCMAGATVQAGALVDLSAEASRPVANDMVRASVYSEASGKNPAELAQRVNADIAEALKLIRAKAGVSVKSGQQATYPVYSQAQKIDGWRMRSELVLESRSQGSVSELLGKLQQMRLAVGNVNLLPSPETRRQVEDEATREAIRAFQSRAAVIAEQLGKTWKIKQLNVQQGGGMPRPMMAARAVMVAEDAPAPLEAGESLVTTNVSGQIELSD; encoded by the coding sequence ATGAAAAAGCACCTGACAAGCTTGCTCGTCGGTTGTATGGCCGGTGCCACCGTTCAAGCCGGTGCACTGGTTGATCTTTCGGCGGAAGCCAGCCGGCCGGTGGCCAATGACATGGTGCGTGCCAGCGTCTATAGCGAAGCCAGCGGCAAGAATCCGGCCGAACTGGCGCAGCGGGTGAATGCCGATATCGCCGAGGCGCTCAAACTCATTCGCGCCAAGGCGGGTGTCTCGGTAAAGAGTGGCCAGCAGGCGACTTACCCGGTCTATAGTCAGGCCCAAAAAATTGACGGTTGGCGCATGCGCAGCGAGCTTGTGCTGGAATCAAGGAGTCAGGGCAGCGTTTCCGAATTACTCGGCAAGCTGCAGCAAATGCGGCTGGCAGTCGGCAACGTCAATTTGCTGCCATCGCCGGAAACCCGCCGTCAGGTCGAAGACGAAGCAACCAGAGAAGCGATTCGTGCTTTCCAGAGCCGCGCAGCGGTGATCGCCGAGCAGTTGGGCAAGACCTGGAAAATCAAGCAGTTGAATGTCCAGCAAGGTGGGGGTATGCCTCGTCCCATGATGGCCGCCCGTGCGGTGATGGTTGCTGAAGATGCTCCTGCGCCGCTGGAGGCCGGAGAAAGCTTGGTCACCACTAATGTCAGCGGGCAGATTGAACTGTCTGACTGA
- a CDS encoding polyisoprenoid-binding protein has translation MKKQLATLILAIAAAAPALAAPETFNLDNNHTFPRFSYSHLGYTIQMSRFDKVTGAVVLDKAAKTGKVDIVIDTKSVNTGSETFNEHIQGEDFLDTAKYPTATFKSTKVVFDGDKPSAIEGNLTLKGITKPVTLKVTSFLAMPHPMMKKDAIGANATTTVKRTDFNMGKYAPYVGDDVTIDVTFEGIKQ, from the coding sequence ATGAAAAAGCAACTCGCCACCCTCATCCTTGCCATCGCTGCTGCCGCCCCGGCACTGGCAGCGCCTGAGACTTTCAACCTGGACAACAATCACACTTTCCCGCGCTTCTCCTACAGCCATCTTGGCTACACCATCCAGATGAGCCGTTTCGACAAGGTGACCGGCGCCGTCGTTCTCGACAAGGCCGCGAAGACAGGCAAGGTCGACATCGTGATCGATACCAAGTCGGTCAATACCGGCTCGGAAACCTTCAACGAGCACATCCAGGGCGAAGACTTCCTCGATACCGCCAAGTACCCGACCGCGACCTTCAAATCCACCAAGGTCGTGTTTGATGGCGACAAGCCGAGCGCCATTGAAGGCAATCTGACCTTGAAGGGCATCACCAAGCCGGTCACCCTGAAGGTCACCTCTTTCCTGGCCATGCCGCACCCGATGATGAAGAAGGATGCCATTGGCGCCAACGCCACGACGACCGTCAAGCGCACCGATTTCAACATGGGCAAGTACGCACCCTACGTCGGTGACGATGTCACCATCGACGTGACCTTCGAAGGCATCAAGCAATAA
- a CDS encoding LysR family transcriptional regulator, which produces MDRLDAMNLFVRVAELGSFSAVAKQLGVARSVVTRQIAALEAHLGVKLMARSTRRLTLTSGGTAYLEKCRVILNLVEAAETGVAEERLTPRGNIRISLPLSYGLKRLAPILLDFSQRYPEVALDMDYSDRRVNLIEEGIDLSIRVTRRLESGDVARKIGSSRMLVVAAPDYLARHGQPEKPAELANHICLGYTNAGSAQVWQFMVDGQLESIHVHSRINANNGEVLTEAAAQGLGITCQPDFIAESFLAESRVKEILLAYPTPVLGIYAMLPSNRHVPHRVRVLMDTLAERLAQK; this is translated from the coding sequence ATGGATAGGCTGGATGCAATGAATCTATTCGTTCGGGTGGCTGAACTCGGCAGCTTTTCAGCTGTGGCGAAGCAGCTTGGCGTGGCGCGTTCGGTGGTGACCCGGCAAATTGCCGCGCTGGAGGCGCACCTTGGCGTAAAACTGATGGCGCGCAGCACGCGCCGCCTGACGCTGACTTCAGGAGGTACGGCCTATCTTGAAAAATGTCGGGTCATCCTGAATCTGGTCGAGGCGGCTGAAACCGGGGTGGCGGAAGAGCGCCTGACCCCGCGCGGCAATATCCGGATCAGCTTGCCGTTGAGCTATGGCCTGAAACGACTGGCGCCGATATTGCTCGATTTTTCGCAGCGTTACCCGGAAGTCGCGCTGGATATGGATTACAGCGACCGGCGTGTCAATTTGATCGAAGAGGGCATCGATCTGTCGATTCGCGTTACCCGGCGGCTGGAATCCGGCGACGTGGCGCGCAAGATCGGCTCAAGTCGTATGCTGGTCGTCGCCGCGCCGGATTATCTGGCCCGTCACGGTCAACCGGAAAAACCGGCCGAATTGGCAAACCATATTTGTCTCGGTTACACCAATGCCGGCAGCGCCCAGGTCTGGCAATTCATGGTTGACGGGCAATTGGAGAGCATTCATGTGCACAGTCGCATCAATGCCAATAATGGCGAGGTACTGACCGAAGCGGCAGCTCAGGGACTGGGTATCACATGCCAGCCGGATTTCATTGCCGAGTCCTTTCTGGCTGAAAGTCGGGTGAAGGAAATACTGCTAGCGTACCCGACGCCGGTGCTGGGCATTTACGCCATGTTGCCGAGTAATCGCCATGTACCTCACCGGGTCAGGGTCTTGATGGATACCCTGGCTGAACGTTTGGCACAAAAATGA